The Numenius arquata chromosome 17, bNumArq3.hap1.1, whole genome shotgun sequence genome segment CTAAGGGAATGCCAGAGCACTGAATTCCAATTTCTGACCCTCGTTTGTCTTGGGAAAGCAATTTGGTTTGTATCTGTTCTTATTCCTAAACCAGGAATACTTAGTGTTTCAGAGAGAAGGCCCCTTCTCTGAGACAGAAACTGATACTTCTAGAGCTCTTTGAATTTTAGTAATTGAAATATTAAAACTTCCCACTTGTTTCGTATGTTCTAACAGTAAAATGCCTAACTAGTGAGTGTTTTCTTATTTAGGTATGATCACTTCTCTGTTTTGTGTGAGCTTCTCCCTGTGGCGATTCCGTCCCTGGCCGTGTGTCTGCAGGCGCTGGAGAACGGTACAATGACAACTTCCTTCTCTCCCAGCTAATGCCTAACACACGAGTGAAGTGACCTTGCCCTGAGGTTGGCACAGGCTTCTTACCATTTTGAGGTGGTTTGATTATCTGATTCGTGGTCTGAATTATGAAGAATAAATTATACATCTTGCATGTTTGCGATAcaggatttagattagatctcgtTTATGTGTAAACGATTAGTTTTAACTAATCAATTTTCTTAGAAGTGCTCTAGGTAGTACACTGGCTGGTAAAATACTCCCTgtagtttctgcttttctttacaggcaattgaaaatagaatttttatttttgtctttctgcgTTTCTTACTTTCACAATAAAACCCCCACAACCTACTTGTTCTAAGGCACTAAAAATACTCAGCACCCCGAATGGGAAGCTCGTGGCGAGGAAGTGCTTTCCCAACGCAGTTGTGTGAAAGACACTGTACTCCTCCCACTCccaagtttttttcctttgttctagttccattttaccttttaaaaaatcttcaccCAAGGAGAACTACTAAGCCAATGCTGAGCACTCACCACTTTTATGAATATTTTGGTTATTTAGTTCCTTTTACTTATTTCCACTGTCTTCTGCCAGGTGGCTATTCTGAAAAGGCTAAAGAAAATGTGGAAAAGCTCCTGGGAATGTCCAACCTGGAAACTGAAACTTTCATGAGGTAAAATTCCAGCTGGGGGGTTGAGATGCTTGTTGTTGCATGGTAAGTTCAGAAACTCATGGATCCTCTTTGTCCAGCACGAGCCTGGGGACCTTTCCTGGGAGCAACATCCTCACGCTTGTGACTCAAGTTACTTTCTACCTCAAGTCATCGGTGGATGAGCTGCTAGAAAGGAACAGGTGAGGGGTGCTGACCTTGATCCCGGGGCTCTCTGAGGGGTTTGGGGGCTCTGTCACCTCAAAACGGGGCTTTCGTGCAGGTGACTCCCCCAAGGTGATCAGTCACGGAAACATCCAGCTCTGCAGTTCAGGCACCGCACCCTTAAATAGTGACACTTCAGCAGAGTGTAACGCTCAGATGCAAATTTAGTGTGTTTCAGCAGAATTCATAAAGGCTGTGTGCTGCCTTCTTTCACACTCTTTCCTGAATTAAATCTTACTGttacttaaaatgaaatttttttaatggtGCGGTTACAGAAAAAAGGAACTTGAAACTTAAAACGCAACAGATGATCAGTTGCTCTCATCTGCCAGAAACAGTCTTTTACAAGCTAGTTCCAAAGAAACAGAGACTTAAATTTACTTAATCCTTAAGCATTATCTCTAGTTGTGAAGTTCAGCTAAAGCCCTGTCAGCCGACAAACACGTATTTCACTGCTGCTTCACAAACTGTTCCTACTAACGTCCGTTTTCAGATACGTCACAGGCTGGTTCAGCCCCTACCACAGAAAAAGGAGGATTATTCATCCTATAATCATGCATCACTTTCAGCCGGATGCAGTAAGGTAATGCCACTTACTTTGCATTACAGGGGAAATAAAGTCTGTTGTATTTTGGGCACTCGGGTACGTCCAGTTCTGAGTCCTTGTCTCTTTCTGTAATTATTTCAGAAGCATCAGTGGAAATCAAACAATATGAACTATTCCTAATGTGGTTTTAAACAGAAGATGATGTTTATCTTTGTCTTCTGTTGGACAATTTCTTTGACTATAAGGATAAAATTGGTGTTGGAAAAGCTCTCCCTCACACAGGGAGTTACACCAACATAGAGCACTTCCAGAGGCGTTTTGCCTCGCGTAGGAGCTCACCGTGGGCCCGGGCCCAGGCAGGGCTGGAATAAAACCTGTCCCCTTTCCCCTGCTCCCTCACACTCTATGGGCTTTTCAGATTCATGCTAAATTCccaatttatacttttttttttttttttctgtgataaggTGAATATCCAACTGCATCCGCTCTTCCTGATTAAAACCCAGAATTAAATTCCCCAACGAGTCTCACGGTGGGTTTCAGTTACACTTAAAATGTGTATAGTGGTTTTTTGAGCTCGCATTTCAGTGCTTTCAAAGTCATCGCATAAGAAAAGTGCCAAGATTAATGGTACTTAAACACAAACAGCATTGACCTTTTGCCATTTGTACGAGATCAGGTCCTTTGAGCTTTTGCAATAGATGCTTCTTTTCCTGTAAAGTCTTTTTAAGGCTTGTGCTCCCTGGGAAAGGCACGGTGGGGCTCTCCCTTGAGGCAGAACTCACTGGAAAtgtgattttcttccttctgctcagTCTCCTGGCCAAGTGGAACGCTGTGGTGCAAGACCTCCAGGCAGCCATGGAGCAGGTTTTCCACGCCTGCACCGTAGAGGAGTGGATGGAAGAGAACGTCCACCCCAGCCTCCAGAAGCTGCAGCGAGTGGTGGATGATTTAGATAAAGcaataaaagcacaaaattaGGGGCGTTTCAATTCATCTGTCGTACTCCCTGGGAAAAGACGGCTACTGGAAATCTGCAACTAGTCATGTAGCTAGAGGTTGTCTTCTTGAGAGTTGAAGCAAGAACAGAGATTAAACAAAAGTGACCTGAAGGCATAAAGGAATTTATGAGGGTAAGAGGCttcaactttattttaatttccctgtTGTAACATATTGCTGGGCCTTAAATCACCTGCCCTGTAAGTCAGGTCAGCTCCCCTTGTGTAGCAGAACACAGGAGTGAGTCAGAACTCAGCTGTATTACGAGGTAGGAGAAAACCCCAATTTCTTCCAAATTCAGTATTTGTAGCAACAGACTTTCCTACATTACAGTGACCTGGAGAAGTTCCACAAGTTCTACTCCGGTCAGTAGCCAACATGTCCTCCCCTTGCAGTTTTGAAATGCGTAAAGCCATTGGGGTTAAACCCGGCTTCCATTGGATTCCCATCAGGGAATTGCCATCCAGCTTTTGGCAACGTCTGAGCAAGGACCAGGTGCTCGCTGCGTCACAGCAGACACACCAAAGGGGACCCGGACGGTGACAGTACGGAGCAGGGGAGCTCCAGAGAAGGGGCTTGTTACCAGTAATGAAGGTGAGACCGGACTTTGAGGGGAAAATTGCCGTAACGCATGGGGCTGCTTGACTTCGCACCAAAGCATCACCCAGGTCTGGATTCATCCCTGCAGAAACGCACCCTCTCGGCATCTGCTCCACGGTGTGAAACCCCACTGAGCGCAGGTCTGTCCAGAGCTGAAACACAACTAAAGTCTGCTGAATAAGAGGGAAAAATGCCGGTTTATTCTGCTTTAATGTTGAACTTCTAACAACGTATAGCAATATATTTTGTGGACTTAACTAGAGCATTAAGATAATCACCACaatggaaaataattcaaaagtcTGGTAGTGAAGTGCGCTACTTTGCCGTGACTATTAGAAATATTCCTTGTTTGCTTCATTTATTGCTTTCTTGAAAGCCTTATTTGGGAAGCACAGGTATTGACATTTTCTTGGAACAATCCATTATAAGGCAACGTAGCTCTAGATACAGAAAATACAAGAAGTACAGCATAAGGCAAACTTTAACTTATTTAATGAGAGCTACAGGGTTTGGTCCACAGGCAGATTTTTATctataaagaataatttttattttagcatatacaaaatagcaaaaaaaaatatttgctatgtATACTGGAATTACAAAAATCACATACCTTGAACTAAACAagatcttaatttattttactttaataaatTCTTTGATACTCCAAATGtttgtggaaaatatttttggttggttgggattttttttgcatgtggcACATTGGTTTGGTTTAAAGGGGGGAAATTGCAAATACATTCATCAGTGGAGAGCTGGATGAAACTGGAAGCTGGACTGCTGTAAAAGCGAAAGCAGGGTCAGTAATGAGCTAAAAATCTGGGCTTCCTCTACCTCTGTCCTCCCCCCATTAACTCTTATCTGTGCCAAGGAGTAATTTAGACagccattaatattttaatacattttaattaaaaacaatataaaaagattacagcaacacaaaacaagttatcaaagttttttttcttttttaaatgtccaTTGGTAAAATCAACACAATAAACAAGCCCTTGCTGAAATTCTATTTGCAATTTTAAAGTAGAAAAGCAATTTCTAAACATTTTCCAGCAGTATTTTCACCTCTCAGCAATGTACTGTGGTGTCAGAGCGAGCTCTCTACCGCGTAAGCCAGCTTAGGTTTTGGTGTCTGTGTAACTTCATAAATACAGTACAAGAGTCAGATCTCAGCTATACGCTATAAATACTTTGATTTTCTTTGAGACTTGTACAATCGATCCTAGTTACCAGAGTATCTCGGTTTGTGAAATAGCAGAATATTGGATTATGGCTTAGATAAGgcagctttcttcctttctacaaGATGCTTCCGTTCAGCACAACAGCCGAGGCCACGATCCCAGCCACAGCCACGCAGGGAACTGCAAACAGGCTACCGGGGTTTAAGCTGAAGCATCTGCCAAACAGCACTTACCATACACGTAGATTAAAGGAGGTAACAGAAAGCCTTGGCTTTATGAAGCAGGGGGTTAGATAGAACGTTAGGATCTTTTATGCAGGTTTTCAAATCATTTTTAAGTCAAACTACAGCTGTTTAGTCTCAAGTTACTACAGCCCGAGATGCACAAACCTTAACAAATACATCTGTAATGCTCTTCCAGGAGCGTCTAATTTCCTAACCAAAAACTAGTCTCTCACATCATTCCTTTTAGTACAAGCCACGTTACATCAGGCACACATAAGACTATGTTAACTGGGCCTTTCAATATGCCAGGTCCAAGAGAAGTGAGGAAAACCATCCAAAATGGTAAAAAGTGGCAAGAGGCTCAGAGAAAGGACTAGTGGAAATAGGGAAGAGCAGAACCTGTCCTGAGTTAGCACCTGCTGTTCTAAACCGTTCCTTCAAGCTGCATCGCGTCACCAAAGAGTCTGCAGACATTGCCATAACCAAATCCATGTTAACGGccatttgcaaattaattttccatGCACACAGTGACTGCAAAACATGAAAATCCAGATCTGTCTTCCAAGTACAAAAGACAAACAGTTTGAGAAGACAGGAAGCTCAAAACCTCGATTAAGAGAAACACATCAGCCTGTGATGCGTATTCACGTAGGGCCTCCAGGTGCCAAGCTGTGCCAGCCTTCACCCGCGCTGTAGGTTGAACCACAACAAGCTCCTGGTTGTACGGACCAGCCAGCAGCACCCGGCACACAGCCCCCCTGCCAGGACACACCAAACTGGAAGAGTTTACTCACTCAGCCTTCAGATCGGCTCAGCGTGCGGAATTCCGGCTCCCATTTACTCCATAGAATGTAATCCAGGCTGTTTTATTTTACCATAGGTCGCTGCCCTTGTCAGGGATTCTGAATTGTCCTTACATCGGTTTGGTCTTTGTGTAAGGATGTTGCATAGTCCATAAGTACAGACACCACTAACATCAAGGCTGCAGAGGAAGTGAGAGGCACAGAAGAGCTCAGCAGAAGCAGGGCACACGATGCAGCGCAGGCTGAGATCAATAGTCGTACCTTTCTAAAGCTGATTTCTAACTGGAAAACCCCAGCGTGGTTTGTATCTTCCATGGAATGTTAGCTCTCAGGGAAACACAAACCCAGTGTAGCCAAGACTGAATGCAGGTAGTTTTGTCCATTTCATCCGTGGCCAAATCCATGGACACGAGTGCAACGCAGATCCGTACCGTGCTCTCCCTCTGAAGGGCCTCGCTGCAAAGCAGCAGTTACCTGCAGGCTGAGCTCTTTTCCTGACATTATCCCACTAAATACTGAAAGACTATTTCTTACTGGAAGTCCTTAGAACACTTGACATTCTCATTTTACAcagcggggaaaaaaaacaagttctcCAAATTCCCCATCTCATTCTCTTCCCTCTAAAGAGCGTCACCCAGGCTACACATTATGCTGGATTTAAATGAAGAACTCTCTGAAGTGTTACACCCTgcagtatttttttaagcaagtttGGTGATTACTCTTTGCTTACAGCTGTGCTTCAGAATAAAGGCCAAATTTAGCTAATTGCCTCCAACCTGATTTTCCCACATTCATACACAGCAGCTTCCCAATTCCAGTGATGCGGGGTGGAGACTGAAAACCAAAGGATTAAACCCCCCAACTCAGAGGGCTCCACAAGGAGGTCTGTCGGCAGAGGTCTGCTTTGATACCTGACGTGATTACaagtttcttttcttatttaacaGAAGGAGACCCACTTCTGTGCTGCAGTCCCTTTTAAACCGACAGAAAGAGCACTTTGTCTCACAGCTCCCACACTGGGAGTGGCTGGAGGAGAAATCTCAGTACAACCCATTCTTGGGTCAGAGAAGGAACACGCAACAGGacacagcttctgctgaaaccttttcagagctttctcttctgcagaggTAGAGTGCTTTGAAACCAGAATGCAGGCGAAAGTCCTGAAGACGTTTGCTGCTGGCCACAGGGGAAAGCAGAGCACACAGCTACGCCCTTCAGGTCTCCTAGAATTATCTGTGTAAGTATTTTCTAAGTCAGGTCTTCAGACCATACAATTCCTAAATAAAACTCAGTGAACTTTAACACAAGCACTTCTAGCACATTGAAGGAGTTTTCAGCTCTTTATAATCTTTTCTTCTCGTACCGACAAGTTGATATAGGCATAATGAAGTTTTAGTTCTAGACAGAACACGTTGGCTAACAGAGGTAGCTTTGACTTCAAAAAGTATCTTGGAAAATTCGTATTTTAACTATCTGTGAAACAGTTGGTCAGAACGGAGGACACTACACACACCTGGAGTAAAACACAGATACAAAGCAAATAGTGGATCTATCCCAGCTATcttaaaaaagttattatttagCACTTCGGTATCATTTCAAGTGAGGAAATACTAAACAAATCTAGGCTGCCACTTAGTTTGACATCAGTCTTCTCCCTACCGAAACTAACAgatgtgcttttcttcctttctaaataCACCGTTAAAATAGTAAATGCTGAGGTCTAGAAAAAGCTTCTTTATCTTGGGGCAGTCTGTGCCCAGAAGTTAAGCAGAACAGGATTAAGGTAGAACACCCCAGAGATGTTGAATCATCAACGTGATCAGTTTTTGTTTACAGCTCCCTGGCAAGTCCAAGAGAAGTCAGACTGTAACAAGGTGATCAGCCTGGTGTTTCCAATTCCAAGACAGTCACTCCAACTTTTCCACTGGTATCTTAGTGGCAGGTCAGTAGTAGAGAATACAAAAGTGCCACTATCCTGCATCACCTAATAGCATATATTAAGCTGCTTAAAACCAATTTAGCAATACATTCAGTCATTTATAACATTTTGAGAAAAACCTCAAAGCATTGTGTTGAGTTCAAATTCAGTTCTTCTGCGTTTCATATACTGTACCTGCAGCAGATGTTTGCATCTGTATCTCCACTTCATTAATGGGAAAGCAATAAATGATTTCAAAcccattaattaataaataactaTTCCTAGACAAGCTGGATGAGCTGACAAAGCTCAAAAGCCAGTGTCCGCATGCAGGAACTAAGGCAAAGGAGCAAATAAGCCAGAATTTGCTTTGGACTCTACAACAGCAATGCTGAGAGTGCGGATCTTGAAGCAGTTTAGCACTAAAAAAGGTGTCCTAAGACAGATTCCTCCCGTTGTACACACACATGTAGAGAAATGCCCAGCTGAAGACTGtgagggatttctttttctgaagagcaATCAGTATATTTTCCAGATGTTTGAAAGCCTCTGCTGTCTTCAGCTCCTGACGACTATTAATATTTATCCTGTGGTTCATCTGCATCACTACCCTCTGTTTCACTGCTCTGAGAGAGATCTTGTTGGCTCTCTACTCTGTCCAGTTCCAGAAAACTAGTAAGGAGCTTGGCAACTGCTTCCACATCACtgtggaaaagaagaaacaatgtAAGAGTTAGTAGAACTGTGGTGTTGACGAGGACAGGATGCTAGTTCTTGAGAATAACTGCTTGAAGGGCCAGTCAACACACTGCATAGAGTATCAATGACAGCATCCCACGTTTGAAGGCCACACCAAGCCAAGCCATTGCTTCCACATCGCAAAAAATCAATCCTTTTCCCACAGTCCCTGCTGCAAGATTCCTTATTATCGATGCTTAAAATAAATCCTGCTAACGGATAAATACACTGAATGTTCGCAAAATAGGATTAATCCCCTCTGCCACTGCAGAGCTGAGCTACTGGAGGTAACTACAGCGGGCGTGTAGGGATCTTCGGTATCTAAATATGATCAGTCTCCTGATGGGAGATGGTGTTACCCAAATGCCTGCAACTGAAAGCGTTAAAGGGTTTAAAAAAGTTAAACTGAATAACACAGTCGTATCAGCAACTATGAAAACAGAGCTGAGTCTCAATAGTTGACAATTACTGACCCATGTGATTGATATTTCCCACCTTAcacattctaatttaaaaaaaaaaagtccacaccACACCTTCTACAGCCCAGCACTGCACTCTGAGTCAGCGGGTGTGAAAATCCAGTGGCAAATCGTAGCACAACCAGGTAGCCCTTCCCAAAATACCGCACAACCTCCTCTTCCACGTTCACATCTCTGATCTCGTGCAGCAGAGCCACTACTGTAAACAGATGTGGAAAACAAAGCAGTCTATTAGCATTACAGTAAACACTCAGCACTGATACTAGTGACTTCCCTGGCTGGGACTCTGCTCCCGAGTTTAACGAGATTGAGCAAATACTGAAAGATTTAACTGTTCAGAGCATCTGCTGATCTCTGGGTCCCCACAATAATGGTACTTGAAACAGATATTACCAAATAACCTCTCAGGAGATGTGCTCAGCTCCCCAATGCATAAACATACCCTAAAAGAAAGCTCAGAAACATTAAACATCCTTCTCTCCACATCGCTTATCTTCCATCTCCAAAATGGACTGTTTAAAAAGCCAATTCAACTTAACATTCCAAATTCTATCAGCGTTTTAAGCATCTTGAGAGTTGGTTTGATTTAGACTAgcaagtagaataaaaaaaatccggCACTGAAGAGGCTCCTACTTCAGTTGGCAATGGAGCTCCTGTCTCACAGCAACTCAGCCAAGTCACATACCACGCTTCAACTTCCGTTACTCCCACAGGAGCTCAGAAGAAATGAGATACTGCATCAAGCTGAACCTACTGAATATGCCGGTTTAAATGCATATTATGTATCTGCAAGATATAACACGCCTGCTTGCATGTATCTAAAGATTTGCCAGCTACCAAAACCAGATTAGAATATAGAAATCTCAACTCCTGAAGCCAAAAAACTTTTTCACCAGTCCCACCTGCAAAGGCAGCTAACCAAGGGAAATACAGACCCGCACATTAACATCCCAAAGGAATGGTTAAGACTATTATGGAAAGCAATGTGTAAGCCTCATTACCTTGGATTAAAATAACAGACGGGATGCATTTGGCACCTTAAcctgaaaacctgaaaaagcaTTTGGGTCCCGAGAGGCGGATTATTACGTCTGCTGCTTGGGAAGGAAAGTGATCTGGAAACAGGCACAGAACTCCAGAGAAGCTTATTCCATGGGCATGTACACATTTCTTCTGTCTGCTCACCACACCTGCTACCACAGATACTGCTCTCTCACCTTGTTCATTGCCTCCTTTTGAGAAggtcagtatttttttgtaaaggtTAAATGTTTTCAGGCAGACTGTTCCCTTGTTCTTATCAAATATAGCTTCCtgcaaaaattgaaaaataaaaatcaaggttTTCATAGAAACACCATCAGTAGCTATGCTTCAAAGTAAAATCAAAAGTTACACCACAAAATAATCTTGGTAACACAGAGAAATACAGCTATTTTAGAGACATTCCTCTATTATTAGCCTGTGAAAAATCACAATCTTGCTCTTGGCTTTAACAGAGACTTTACCATGATTCCTGTGCTACTTCTAGAAGGAAGTTCCAGCTGGTTTCATTGCCCCTCTTGCCACACTGTTTATGTAGGAAAAGCTCTGCCTGGCATCAAATTCGAACACCAACTTGGAGCtcctttaattttcacttttggTGTACACATTTGGCCTACAGTATAAGCACGTAGTGAACATAAGTTCTAGTTACACTTTTCACTAACACAGTCACTAACTCCACCAAAATTCCAACATTGTGCTGTATGAGCCAGGCTTACACTAGATTTAAAATACCCTGACAGTGGATGAAAAGAGGATGTCTCATACATGTGGGTTGCTTATTCTATAACAACTCAGGTCAGTAAGGTGACAAGCCTAGAGAGCGGGTTATTGCTCTCAGCTCAGCTCCCAATAAATCAACACCCACGAGATTATAAACCAGCTTCACAAACACCACTTTTCCCAGTGGAAAAAGAGCTGAGTAGGCTGGAAGGTCAGAGCTACCCCATTTAATGGTCATTCTGTCATGAGCTGGCACAGTAAGTACGAAATCATGTTGCAGTAGCTGAATGtgttattctttttctctcttttatacaAGAGGAACAAAAGGTCACAAAACAGTTTTGGGCAAGTCTCCCCTTAAAGAACACTCTTATGTTTAGCTTCACATTTTCATGCTTGTGTAGTCAAAGAATTATTGCCCTAATTCTAGTCCTAGTAGAGCAACTCCAAAGGGTTTCCTCAAAACCAAGAGCATAACTTGTCTGTTTGGGCTGAGCCAGCGCGTGGGGCTGCTGGAATCAGCATCTGCCAACTGTTTCTAAACTTGCACGACCTCATTTCCCTGAACTCAGCATCTCACCTCCCACTGCTCCAGATTCTGTGCTGCCACAAAGAAACACCCAGCCATATAGAAGATCTTCCATGCCAAGCTGTCTGaacaatgcaaaaagaaaagcaagcacaattttagagggttttttccttctttagtaTTCAAACAGTTAGTTTTAAAAGCAACATGCTCAACATGCTCCCTTtaaagacaacaaaagaaaaaaatatttctctgatgCCATTTTTACCTTTAATCGTAATACAGGCTATTTTACAGCTCTCAggataaaaatacagaaactctTCACGTATTTTTCAAAGACTCCATCTACACTGGGCTCCAAACCATGCAGAATTATAAGCATATGTATTATTGGCAAGGTTCTAAGATCACTACATCTTTCTCTTCCCTAAAAGCAAAAGCATCTTAAAAGGCACCCAAAAAACTCTCAACCTGCTCCCAACCACCAAATATTTGTGCTGCAGAGGACAAGACTAAGGGACGACGGAAACTCACTGAAGCAAACATGCTTCTTCATAAAAGGAAGCAGTTGGCCCTCTTGACaaacaaacatttgcattttatgtCCTGGAAATGTTTACATACAGCAGCCTAAGCAATTTGCTTACTCAGACTTTTACTGGAAGCAGATTAGAACTGTGCTCCGTGTTGCTTCAGGAAACTTTGTTGTTATGTCTTAAGGAGAAAAAAGACTGATATGGCTGGTGTCTCCAGCAGCTTTCACTGGACTTggctcttaaaataaaaatacattgattATATTGGTAGTAAATTCCTACACACTATTAAGTTTTTAAATTTGATGTTAATAAGATGCAGCAAGAGAATCTCAGGGCAGCCTGCAGGACGAATTCCATAGATGGAAGGACACTTAGCATTTGTTGCCATCCGCTCTGTTGCAGGAAGCAGCAGTAGCTGTCTCTTCTCTAAAGGTGGGTTTATGAGTAATCACTGCCAGTCATGATTTAACAGTTTCCAGAGAAACAGAGCACTTCCATCAAAGGCAAGGTAATGATTTCATTATGGTGGCAAACAATCATTATGTCTCTTCCCAGGAGAGCCGTGAGGACCAGCTAATCACATTTATAAAACACTCTGAAAGTATGAAATGCCACAGAGCACTAAATatcattattaaaaatactctTGCAAATGGAAAGGGAGGCTGCGTAAGAAATAGAGCATTAAAGCACAGGAATCATACACGGGCAACAATCATTATTGGATTTTAATATTCACACCGCAAAGTTGCTAGGTACCTATACTGCCTTTAAGGACAGATGGAAGCTGCAGAGAGGAGTCATCAGCATGAACAAGAGATCAACAGGAAATAAACAATTCTTCAAAAAAACGATAGGCCATTACCTGCACTGTAATAAGCAGCAGCCAAACCTATGGAGGCTATTCCTAGGATGAGAGGGGAGAGAATTAAGACATACAAGCAGCTCAAACCATCTAAAATTCCCTGATTAAAAACATGAATATCCACAAGTTCctcacttttcaaaaaaaagggacaaat includes the following:
- the CYBC1 gene encoding cytochrome b-245 chaperone 1 codes for the protein MYMLVENRTSSYLHLKRSPGIRSWSLFVGIASIGLAAAYYSADSLAWKIFYMAGCFFVAAQNLEQWEEAIFDKNKGTVCLKTFNLYKKILTFSKGGNEQVVALLHEIRDVNVEEEVVRYFGKGYLVVLRFATGFSHPLTQSAVLGCRSDVEAVAKLLTSFLELDRVESQQDLSQSSETEGSDADEPQDKY